One region of Pan paniscus chromosome 5, NHGRI_mPanPan1-v2.0_pri, whole genome shotgun sequence genomic DNA includes:
- the FBXO9 gene encoding F-box only protein 9, which produces MAEAEEDCHSDTVRADDDEENESPAETDLQAQLQMFRAQWMFELAPGVSSSNLENRPCRAARGSLQKTSADTKGKQEQAKEEKARELFLKAVEEEQNGALYEAIKFYRRAMQLVPDIEFKITYTRSPDGDGVGNSYIEDNDDDSKMADLLSYFQQQLTFQESVLKLCQPELESSQTHISVLPMEVLMYIFRWVVSSDLDLRSLEQLSLVCRGFYICARDPEIWRLACLKVWGRSCIKLVPYTSWREMFLERPRVRFDGVYISKTTYIRQGEQSLDGFYRAWHQVEYYRYIRFFPDGHVMMLTTPEEPQSIVPRLRTRNTRTDAILLGHYRLSQDTDNQTKVFAVITKKKEEKPLDYKYRYFRRVPVQEADQSFHVGLQLCSSGHQRFNKLIWIHHSCHITYKSTGETAVSAFEIDKMYTPLFFARVRSYTAFSERPL; this is translated from the exons GCAGAAGCTGAGGAAGATTGTCATTCTGATACTGTCAGAGCAGATgatgatgaagaaaatgaaagtccTGCTGAAACAGATCTGCAG GCACAACTCCAGATGTTCCGAGCTCAGTGGATGTTTGAACTTGCTCCAGGTGTAAGCTCTAGCAATTTAGAAAATCGACCTTGCAGAGCAGCAAGAGGCTCTCTCCAGAAAACATCGGCAGATACCAAAGGAAAACAAGAAcaggcaaaagaagaaa aggctCGAGAACTCTTCCTAAAAGCAGTAGAAGAAGAACAAAATGGAGCTCTCTATGAAG ccATCAAGTTTTATCGTAGGGCTATGCAACTTGTACCTGATATAGAGTTCAAGATTACTTATACCCGGTCTCCAGATGGTGATGGCGTTGGAAACAGCTA CATTgaagataatgatgatgacagcAAAATGGCAGATCTCTTGTCCTACTTCCAGCAGCAACTCACATTTCAGGAGTCTGTGCTTAAACTGTGTCAGCCTGAGCTTGAGAGCAGTCAGACTCACATATCAG TGCTGCCAATGGAGGTCCTGATGTACATCTTCCGATGGGTGGTGTCTAGTGACTTGGACCTCAGATCATTGGAGCAGTTGTCGCTGGTGTGCAGAGGATTCTACATCTGTGCCAG AGACCCTGAAATATGGCGTCTGGCCTGCTTGAAAGTTTGGGGCAGAAGCTGTATTAAACTTGTTCCGTACACGTCCTGGAGAGAGATGTTTTTAGAACGGCCTCGTGTTCGGTTTGATG gaGTGTATATCAGTAAAACCACATATATTCGTCAAGGGGAACAGTCTCTTGATGGTTTCTATAGAGCCTGGCACCAAGTGGAATATTACAG GTACATAAGATTCTTTCCTGATGGCCATGTGATGATGTTGACAACCCCTGAAGAGCCTCAGTCCATTGTTCCACGTTTAAGAACTAGGAATACCAg gactgaTGCAATTCTACTGGGTCACTATCGCTTGTCACAAGACACAGACAATCAGACCAAAGTATTTGCTGtaataactaagaaaaaagaagaa AAACCACTTGACTATAAATACAGATATTTTCGTCGTGTCCCTGTACAAGAAGCAGATCAGAGTTTTCATGTGGGGCTACAGCTATGTTCCAGTGGTCACCAGAGGTTCAACAAACTCATCTGGATACATCATTCTTGTCACATTACTTACAA ATCAACTGGTGAGACTGCAGTCAGTGCTTTTGAGATTGACAAGATGTACACCCCTTTGTTCTTCGCCAGAGTAAGGAGCTACACAGCTTTCTCAGAAAGGCCTCTGTAG